The following are encoded together in the Montipora foliosa isolate CH-2021 chromosome 12, ASM3666993v2, whole genome shotgun sequence genome:
- the LOC137979138 gene encoding keratin-associated protein 10-6-like isoform X1, whose protein sequence is MQTRGKLDVITIFCLARITHKTAFLSIQIFRQHSGTIGIIGFHFVLQLKKRMVLLLSSSSVVKLSLFLATVMKSVETKTEVNHCKLSSAADDTCKQECNKDCDMTCSKAKSPLKSCDQECWSGRCDMRCVTKETCHQTCESFAKCSGSIFCKTSNCTQNCDVGACDMSCRSSSHCKQICNEGSCKLKCPKTGDHCKQSCWLGHCQASCNAKRSCNQDCDQGNCSLRCASDGCRQYCNRGQCKMKCKTRDDCSQHCSSFFKTCPLVYCESKERSCRQLGGAKTMVIRAQVGYQYCINGNCKQNCAASFNCYQSCKGSCKQNCTTGDKCEQSCGLDGKCQQSCDSKTCQQRCTEGGNCDMTCKAKDQCIQRCPKGGCKSMCDSPSCVQLCNSGNCSLECHGLNSLQNCTGGGCNLTCFTDADTCKQHCPANNCTISRIQRTKQNNVVFFKASPGTHEVTTDDVRTSNGRRRLWDNLLGVKILCIIMISFIY, encoded by the exons CGTTCCTATCGATTCAGATATTTCGCCAACACAGTGGGACAATCGGTATCATTGGATTTCACTTCGTTTTACAGCTAAAGAAGAGAATGGTTTTGTTACTTTCTTCATCCTCAGTGGTTAAGTTATCATTGTTTCTTGCAACTGTAATGAAATCAGTAGAAACAAAGACTGAAGTCAACCATTGCAAACTTTCTTCAGCTGCTGACGACACTTGTAAACAAGAATGCAACAAAGACTGTGATATGACATGCTCAAAAGCTAAATCACCGCTCAAGTCATGTGACCAAGAATGCTGGAGCGGCCGATGTGACATGCGATGTGTAACCAAGGAGACGTGTCATCAGACCTGCGAGTCTTTTGCAAAATGCTCGGGATCAATCTTTTGTAAAACCTCGAATTGTACTCAGAACTGTGACGTAGGGGCCTGTGACATGAGCTGCAGATCGTCTTCTCACTGTAAGCAGATCTGTAATGAGGGATCGTGCAAGCTTAAATGTCCAAAAACTGGAGATCATTGTAAACAG TCTTGTTGGCTTGGCCATTGTCAAGCAAGCTGCAATGCCAAACGCTCCTGCAACCAAGATTGCGACCAAGGCAACTGTTCGCTGAGATGCGCCTCGGACGGATGCCGACAGTATTGCAATCGCGGACAGTGCAAAATGAAATGCAAAACAAGAGACGACTGTTCTCAGCATTGTTCATCGTTTTTCAAGACTTGTCCATTGGTTTACTGTGAGAGCAAAGAACGATCCTGTAGACAG TTAGGCGGAGCAAAGACGATGGTAATTCGAGCCCAAGTGGGTTACCAGTACTGTATCAACGGTAACTGCAAGCAAAACTGCGCTGCCTCTTTCAATTGCTACCAGAGCTGCAAGGGAAGCTGCAAGCAAAATTGTACCACCGGAGACAAGTGTGAACAATCGTGTGGCCTTGATGGAAAATGTCAACAGTCGTGTGACTCCAAAACATGCCAGCAGCGATGCACGGAGGGTGGAAACTGCGACATGACTTGCAAGGCTAAGGATCAATGCATACAG CGATGTCCCAAAGGAGGGTGCAAAAGTATGTGTGACTCACCATCGTGCGTCCAGCTCTGCAATTCCGGAAATTGTTCGTTGGAATGTCACGGCTTGAATTCCCTGCAGAATTGCACCGGAGGTGGCTGCAATTTGACTTGTTTTACAGATGCAGACACCTGCAAACAACACTGCCCGGCTAACAACTGCACCATCTCGAGAATTcagagaacaaaacaaaataatgtggTCTTTTTCAAAGCTTCACCGGGCACGCACGAAGTAACAACCGATGACGTCAGAACTTCCAACGGCCGAAGAAGATTGTGGGATAATTTGTTAGGTGTAAAAATCTTATGCATCATCATGATTTCCTTTATTTATTGA
- the LOC137979138 gene encoding keratin-associated protein 9-1-like isoform X2 — protein MPFILLELTPRNADCPAFLSIQIFRQHSGTIGIIGFHFVLQLKKRMVLLLSSSSVVKLSLFLATVMKSVETKTEVNHCKLSSAADDTCKQECNKDCDMTCSKAKSPLKSCDQECWSGRCDMRCVTKETCHQTCESFAKCSGSIFCKTSNCTQNCDVGACDMSCRSSSHCKQICNEGSCKLKCPKTGDHCKQSCWLGHCQASCNAKRSCNQDCDQGNCSLRCASDGCRQYCNRGQCKMKCKTRDDCSQHCSSFFKTCPLVYCESKERSCRQLGGAKTMVIRAQVGYQYCINGNCKQNCAASFNCYQSCKGSCKQNCTTGDKCEQSCGLDGKCQQSCDSKTCQQRCTEGGNCDMTCKAKDQCIQRCPKGGCKSMCDSPSCVQLCNSGNCSLECHGLNSLQNCTGGGCNLTCFTDADTCKQHCPANNCTISRIQRTKQNNVVFFKASPGTHEVTTDDVRTSNGRRRLWDNLLGVKILCIIMISFIY, from the exons CGTTCCTATCGATTCAGATATTTCGCCAACACAGTGGGACAATCGGTATCATTGGATTTCACTTCGTTTTACAGCTAAAGAAGAGAATGGTTTTGTTACTTTCTTCATCCTCAGTGGTTAAGTTATCATTGTTTCTTGCAACTGTAATGAAATCAGTAGAAACAAAGACTGAAGTCAACCATTGCAAACTTTCTTCAGCTGCTGACGACACTTGTAAACAAGAATGCAACAAAGACTGTGATATGACATGCTCAAAAGCTAAATCACCGCTCAAGTCATGTGACCAAGAATGCTGGAGCGGCCGATGTGACATGCGATGTGTAACCAAGGAGACGTGTCATCAGACCTGCGAGTCTTTTGCAAAATGCTCGGGATCAATCTTTTGTAAAACCTCGAATTGTACTCAGAACTGTGACGTAGGGGCCTGTGACATGAGCTGCAGATCGTCTTCTCACTGTAAGCAGATCTGTAATGAGGGATCGTGCAAGCTTAAATGTCCAAAAACTGGAGATCATTGTAAACAG TCTTGTTGGCTTGGCCATTGTCAAGCAAGCTGCAATGCCAAACGCTCCTGCAACCAAGATTGCGACCAAGGCAACTGTTCGCTGAGATGCGCCTCGGACGGATGCCGACAGTATTGCAATCGCGGACAGTGCAAAATGAAATGCAAAACAAGAGACGACTGTTCTCAGCATTGTTCATCGTTTTTCAAGACTTGTCCATTGGTTTACTGTGAGAGCAAAGAACGATCCTGTAGACAG TTAGGCGGAGCAAAGACGATGGTAATTCGAGCCCAAGTGGGTTACCAGTACTGTATCAACGGTAACTGCAAGCAAAACTGCGCTGCCTCTTTCAATTGCTACCAGAGCTGCAAGGGAAGCTGCAAGCAAAATTGTACCACCGGAGACAAGTGTGAACAATCGTGTGGCCTTGATGGAAAATGTCAACAGTCGTGTGACTCCAAAACATGCCAGCAGCGATGCACGGAGGGTGGAAACTGCGACATGACTTGCAAGGCTAAGGATCAATGCATACAG CGATGTCCCAAAGGAGGGTGCAAAAGTATGTGTGACTCACCATCGTGCGTCCAGCTCTGCAATTCCGGAAATTGTTCGTTGGAATGTCACGGCTTGAATTCCCTGCAGAATTGCACCGGAGGTGGCTGCAATTTGACTTGTTTTACAGATGCAGACACCTGCAAACAACACTGCCCGGCTAACAACTGCACCATCTCGAGAATTcagagaacaaaacaaaataatgtggTCTTTTTCAAAGCTTCACCGGGCACGCACGAAGTAACAACCGATGACGTCAGAACTTCCAACGGCCGAAGAAGATTGTGGGATAATTTGTTAGGTGTAAAAATCTTATGCATCATCATGATTTCCTTTATTTATTGA
- the LOC137979138 gene encoding keratin-associated protein 9-1-like isoform X3 produces MVLLLSSSSVVKLSLFLATVMKSVETKTEVNHCKLSSAADDTCKQECNKDCDMTCSKAKSPLKSCDQECWSGRCDMRCVTKETCHQTCESFAKCSGSIFCKTSNCTQNCDVGACDMSCRSSSHCKQICNEGSCKLKCPKTGDHCKQSCWLGHCQASCNAKRSCNQDCDQGNCSLRCASDGCRQYCNRGQCKMKCKTRDDCSQHCSSFFKTCPLVYCESKERSCRQLGGAKTMVIRAQVGYQYCINGNCKQNCAASFNCYQSCKGSCKQNCTTGDKCEQSCGLDGKCQQSCDSKTCQQRCTEGGNCDMTCKAKDQCIQRCPKGGCKSMCDSPSCVQLCNSGNCSLECHGLNSLQNCTGGGCNLTCFTDADTCKQHCPANNCTISRIQRTKQNNVVFFKASPGTHEVTTDDVRTSNGRRRLWDNLLGVKILCIIMISFIY; encoded by the exons ATGGTTTTGTTACTTTCTTCATCCTCAGTGGTTAAGTTATCATTGTTTCTTGCAACTGTAATGAAATCAGTAGAAACAAAGACTGAAGTCAACCATTGCAAACTTTCTTCAGCTGCTGACGACACTTGTAAACAAGAATGCAACAAAGACTGTGATATGACATGCTCAAAAGCTAAATCACCGCTCAAGTCATGTGACCAAGAATGCTGGAGCGGCCGATGTGACATGCGATGTGTAACCAAGGAGACGTGTCATCAGACCTGCGAGTCTTTTGCAAAATGCTCGGGATCAATCTTTTGTAAAACCTCGAATTGTACTCAGAACTGTGACGTAGGGGCCTGTGACATGAGCTGCAGATCGTCTTCTCACTGTAAGCAGATCTGTAATGAGGGATCGTGCAAGCTTAAATGTCCAAAAACTGGAGATCATTGTAAACAG TCTTGTTGGCTTGGCCATTGTCAAGCAAGCTGCAATGCCAAACGCTCCTGCAACCAAGATTGCGACCAAGGCAACTGTTCGCTGAGATGCGCCTCGGACGGATGCCGACAGTATTGCAATCGCGGACAGTGCAAAATGAAATGCAAAACAAGAGACGACTGTTCTCAGCATTGTTCATCGTTTTTCAAGACTTGTCCATTGGTTTACTGTGAGAGCAAAGAACGATCCTGTAGACAG TTAGGCGGAGCAAAGACGATGGTAATTCGAGCCCAAGTGGGTTACCAGTACTGTATCAACGGTAACTGCAAGCAAAACTGCGCTGCCTCTTTCAATTGCTACCAGAGCTGCAAGGGAAGCTGCAAGCAAAATTGTACCACCGGAGACAAGTGTGAACAATCGTGTGGCCTTGATGGAAAATGTCAACAGTCGTGTGACTCCAAAACATGCCAGCAGCGATGCACGGAGGGTGGAAACTGCGACATGACTTGCAAGGCTAAGGATCAATGCATACAG CGATGTCCCAAAGGAGGGTGCAAAAGTATGTGTGACTCACCATCGTGCGTCCAGCTCTGCAATTCCGGAAATTGTTCGTTGGAATGTCACGGCTTGAATTCCCTGCAGAATTGCACCGGAGGTGGCTGCAATTTGACTTGTTTTACAGATGCAGACACCTGCAAACAACACTGCCCGGCTAACAACTGCACCATCTCGAGAATTcagagaacaaaacaaaataatgtggTCTTTTTCAAAGCTTCACCGGGCACGCACGAAGTAACAACCGATGACGTCAGAACTTCCAACGGCCGAAGAAGATTGTGGGATAATTTGTTAGGTGTAAAAATCTTATGCATCATCATGATTTCCTTTATTTATTGA
- the LOC137978660 gene encoding uncharacterized protein isoform X2, with amino-acid sequence MQIFTIAALGIGLVYLVSLARGKVEQYKMNIKEKGTRYQEEIDVDEDEDVEVFRVPKRNGVEAADFYHDFKMGVTVTRLLSRKACHISKLDPSMSSPKKMKADLDLVASRGEDIPTVTDSSLEMIIGPANRLLLTKEILDFCGALPIYNTEHTKVDLSYGNGTAVIRNRRQKRATVTIQINSCLAHAGRDPLEFVKRDRCDTDRNVLFDLSCKLVSYRTCFYYVTCKRFRSVQWICHHVHRISNSPICCDFVCPCT; translated from the exons ATCTTCACAATCGCCGCCTTAGGCATTGGGCTTGTTTATCTTGTTTCACTGGCGCGTGGAAAG GTTGAACAGTATAAAATGAATATCAAGGAAAAAGGAACAAGATACCAAGAGGAGATCGATGtcgatgaagatgaagatgtcGAAGTTTTCCGAGTTCCTAAGCGCAATGGCGTTGAAGCTGCTGATTTTTACCATGACTTTAAGATG GGTGTCACTGTGACTAGGCTTCTGTCCCGAAAGGCGTGCCACATCTCCAAACTGGACCCATCCATGTCATCGCCAAAGAAAATGAAGGCTGACCTTGATCTG GTAGCTTCCCGGGGTGAAGATATTCCTACCGTCACGGATTCGAGTCTTGAAATGATAATTGGGCCTGCAAACAGACTCCTTCTTACCAAAGAGATTTTAGATTTCTGCGGAGCTTTGCCGATTTACAATACCGAACACACCAAGGTTGACCTAAGTTATGGAAATGGAACTGCAG TGATCCGTAACCGGCGTCAGAAGCGAGCTACTGTAACTATACAAATTAACTCCTGCCTCGCTCATGCTGGACGAGATCCCTTGGAATTTGTAAAAAGAGATCGCTGTGACACGGATAGAAACGTACTCTTTGACCTAAGCTGCAAATTGGTGTCCTACAGGACATGCTTCTATTACGTTACCTGTAAAAGATTCCGTAGTGTTCAATGGATTTGTCACCATGTACATAGGATCTCTAACTCTCCCATCTGTTGCGACTTCGTATGCCCATGcacttga
- the LOC137978660 gene encoding uncharacterized protein isoform X1 — translation MKIFTIAALGIGLVYLVSLARGKVEQYKMNIKEKGTRYQEEIDVDEDEDVEVFRVPKRNGVEAADFYHDFKMGVTVTRLLSRKACHISKLDPSMSSPKKMKADLDLVASRGEDIPTVTDSSLEMIIGPANRLLLTKEILDFCGALPIYNTEHTKVDLSYGNGTAVIRNRRQKRATVTIQINSCLAHAGRDPLEFVKRDRCDTDRNVLFDLSCKLVSYRTCFYYVTCKRFRSVQWICHHVHRISNSPICCDFVCPCT, via the exons ATGAAG ATCTTCACAATCGCCGCCTTAGGCATTGGGCTTGTTTATCTTGTTTCACTGGCGCGTGGAAAG GTTGAACAGTATAAAATGAATATCAAGGAAAAAGGAACAAGATACCAAGAGGAGATCGATGtcgatgaagatgaagatgtcGAAGTTTTCCGAGTTCCTAAGCGCAATGGCGTTGAAGCTGCTGATTTTTACCATGACTTTAAGATG GGTGTCACTGTGACTAGGCTTCTGTCCCGAAAGGCGTGCCACATCTCCAAACTGGACCCATCCATGTCATCGCCAAAGAAAATGAAGGCTGACCTTGATCTG GTAGCTTCCCGGGGTGAAGATATTCCTACCGTCACGGATTCGAGTCTTGAAATGATAATTGGGCCTGCAAACAGACTCCTTCTTACCAAAGAGATTTTAGATTTCTGCGGAGCTTTGCCGATTTACAATACCGAACACACCAAGGTTGACCTAAGTTATGGAAATGGAACTGCAG TGATCCGTAACCGGCGTCAGAAGCGAGCTACTGTAACTATACAAATTAACTCCTGCCTCGCTCATGCTGGACGAGATCCCTTGGAATTTGTAAAAAGAGATCGCTGTGACACGGATAGAAACGTACTCTTTGACCTAAGCTGCAAATTGGTGTCCTACAGGACATGCTTCTATTACGTTACCTGTAAAAGATTCCGTAGTGTTCAATGGATTTGTCACCATGTACATAGGATCTCTAACTCTCCCATCTGTTGCGACTTCGTATGCCCATGcacttga